A DNA window from Streptomyces sp. CA-278952 contains the following coding sequences:
- a CDS encoding VMAP-C domain-containing protein, with amino-acid sequence MNAVPHGHPGPDLVQTLVDALTLLECVKDRTQRVEFVETVAYRLGVELTYPDSTPRVAMTHLVRKVIHRPGGPEALVYAVRTVSGQDEAEWIAAEAGIRTDTGRPGPSPAPVFAEDIARQARRLLVEAKDVDAGRLAALLADELPGDLPDHGTPAELYDHTLDMTARADGLPAAVVLVEAAAALSAERGAALRRWADRWAEAEDPAAPAADARAAVGVQEALADCRRRLERPAAPDPTVPRCLVVMVEPARDGSPDVFVRHWLNKVPGYWRPEQGAMETVTLDTLAGAVERAVERGEALWAGTPTGHAGQPEPDGRAGKAEGGGGPVHVEFLLPFDLLNHDMARLELGTGAPRPRPIGMHYRVHLRSLDRMRGDAGQLRRWQARWDQLRTATAPAPHRWKAADRDGFERWRAHIAGDESLTAVILDAPAVQGHGLEALQAAVVEGVGVAAWDRRAESSSRSSELLTLLLGHTYAQLPEKVHRLRAGAEIDEDGPLWVGRHIAFFWDDPYRLVDREELLSA; translated from the coding sequence ATGAACGCTGTCCCGCACGGGCACCCGGGACCGGACCTGGTGCAGACCCTGGTCGACGCGCTGACCCTGCTCGAATGTGTCAAGGACCGGACTCAGCGCGTCGAGTTCGTGGAGACGGTGGCGTACCGACTCGGCGTCGAACTGACCTACCCGGACAGCACGCCCCGGGTCGCCATGACGCATCTGGTCCGCAAGGTGATCCACCGGCCCGGCGGCCCCGAGGCCCTCGTCTACGCGGTCCGCACCGTCTCCGGCCAGGACGAGGCCGAGTGGATCGCCGCCGAGGCGGGCATCCGGACCGACACCGGCCGACCGGGGCCCTCGCCCGCGCCCGTCTTCGCCGAGGACATCGCCCGGCAGGCGCGCCGGCTGCTCGTCGAGGCGAAGGACGTCGACGCCGGGCGCCTCGCCGCCCTCCTCGCCGACGAACTGCCCGGGGACCTGCCGGACCACGGAACACCGGCCGAACTCTACGACCACACCCTGGACATGACCGCACGCGCCGACGGACTCCCCGCAGCCGTCGTCCTCGTCGAAGCGGCCGCCGCCCTGTCGGCCGAGCGGGGCGCGGCGCTGCGCCGGTGGGCGGACCGCTGGGCGGAGGCGGAGGACCCCGCCGCCCCGGCCGCCGACGCCCGGGCGGCCGTCGGGGTGCAGGAGGCGCTCGCCGACTGCCGCCGGCGCCTGGAGCGGCCCGCCGCCCCCGACCCGACGGTGCCCCGGTGTCTGGTCGTCATGGTCGAACCGGCCCGGGACGGCTCACCGGACGTCTTCGTCCGGCACTGGCTCAACAAGGTCCCCGGCTACTGGCGGCCGGAGCAGGGCGCCATGGAGACCGTCACTCTCGACACCCTGGCCGGAGCGGTCGAGCGCGCCGTCGAGCGCGGCGAGGCGCTGTGGGCCGGTACTCCGACGGGGCACGCGGGGCAGCCGGAGCCAGACGGTCGGGCAGGGAAGGCGGAGGGCGGTGGGGGGCCGGTCCACGTCGAGTTCCTGCTCCCCTTCGACCTGCTGAACCACGACATGGCCCGCCTGGAACTGGGTACCGGAGCCCCGAGGCCCCGGCCGATCGGCATGCACTACCGGGTCCATCTGCGCAGCCTGGACCGGATGCGTGGCGACGCCGGGCAGCTGCGCCGCTGGCAGGCCCGCTGGGATCAGCTCCGGACCGCGACCGCCCCGGCCCCCCACCGCTGGAAGGCCGCGGACCGGGACGGATTCGAACGCTGGCGTGCCCACATCGCCGGGGACGAGTCGCTCACCGCGGTCATCCTCGACGCGCCCGCCGTCCAGGGGCACGGTCTGGAGGCGTTGCAGGCCGCCGTCGTCGAGGGCGTGGGTGTCGCCGCCTGGGACCGCAGGGCCGAAAGCTCCTCCCGGTCCAGCGAACTGCTCACGCTGCTTCTGGGGCACACGTACGCACAACTGCCGGAAAAAGTGCACAGGTTGAGAGCGGGGGCGGAGATCGATGAGGACGGCCCCCTGTGGGTGGGCAGACACATCGCGTTCTTCTGGGACGACCCGTACCGACTGGTCGATCGTGAGGAGTTGTTGTCGGCATGA
- a CDS encoding cytochrome P450 family protein — protein MNCPHTAAAPADRGAGTVVIDPMVQDLDGETARLRDAGVLARIDLLGVPAWTVTRHAEARQLLLDPRLVKDIHAWGLWQSGAVTHAWPLIGMIDAGRSMFTVDGAEHRRLRTKTSQALTPRRLEAIRPEIEKFTQELLDALDAAQGDDGVVDLKAVFAQPLPMRVVGLLMGVDESQHAMLTRQYKAFFSMLTPQDERLALLAELDVFYIGLVREKTARPTDDLTSALILAEEGGEPLTEEEVVGNLKAMVAAGHETTIGLVLNAVRALLSHPDQLRMVLAGEVGWDAVIEETLRWDTPTTHLLMRFATEDIAVGGDVIRKGEGVVVSYRAIGRDIEQHGPDADVFDITRPTRNRHMTFGHGPHICPGAALSRVEAGVALPALFTRFPGLRLAVPDEEITKLPVMTQNDMTAFPVLLG, from the coding sequence GTGAACTGCCCGCACACTGCCGCCGCGCCGGCCGACCGGGGCGCCGGGACCGTCGTCATCGACCCCATGGTCCAGGACCTGGACGGCGAGACCGCACGGCTGCGCGACGCCGGTGTCCTCGCCCGGATCGACCTGCTCGGCGTCCCGGCCTGGACGGTCACCCGGCACGCCGAGGCACGCCAACTCCTCCTCGACCCGCGGCTGGTGAAGGACATCCACGCCTGGGGCCTCTGGCAGAGCGGCGCGGTGACCCACGCGTGGCCACTGATCGGCATGATCGACGCCGGGCGCTCCATGTTCACCGTCGACGGAGCCGAACACCGGCGGCTGCGCACCAAGACCTCGCAGGCGCTCACCCCCCGCCGCCTGGAGGCGATCCGCCCGGAGATCGAGAAGTTCACCCAGGAGCTGCTGGACGCCCTCGACGCCGCGCAGGGGGACGACGGGGTCGTCGACCTGAAGGCGGTCTTCGCCCAGCCGCTGCCGATGCGGGTGGTGGGCCTGCTCATGGGCGTGGACGAGTCCCAGCACGCCATGCTGACCAGGCAGTACAAGGCCTTCTTCTCCATGCTCACCCCGCAGGACGAACGCCTCGCGCTCCTGGCCGAGCTGGACGTCTTCTACATCGGCCTCGTACGGGAGAAGACCGCCCGGCCCACGGACGACCTCACCAGCGCGCTGATCCTGGCCGAGGAGGGCGGCGAGCCGCTCACCGAGGAGGAGGTGGTGGGCAACCTCAAGGCCATGGTCGCAGCCGGTCACGAGACGACCATCGGTCTCGTCCTCAACGCCGTACGCGCCCTCCTCTCCCACCCCGACCAGCTGCGCATGGTGCTCGCCGGGGAGGTCGGCTGGGACGCGGTGATCGAGGAGACGCTGCGCTGGGACACCCCCACCACCCACCTGCTGATGCGGTTCGCCACCGAGGACATCGCCGTCGGCGGCGACGTGATCCGCAAGGGCGAGGGAGTCGTCGTCTCCTACCGGGCCATCGGACGCGACATCGAGCAACACGGCCCCGACGCCGACGTCTTCGACATCACCCGGCCCACCCGCAACCGCCACATGACGTTCGGTCACGGCCCGCACATCTGCCCCGGGGCGGCCCTGTCGCGCGTCGAGGCGGGCGTCGCCCTGCCCGCTCTGTTCACGCGTTTTCCCGGACTCCGCCTCGCCGTCCCGGACGAGGAGATCACCAAGCTTCCGGTGATGACGCAGAACGACATGACCGCCTTCCCGGTCCTCCTGGGCTGA
- a CDS encoding AAA family ATPase: MTGEAAAVPPSSPPPWWVFHATGKAPGGEPPELPAPPPWRTFPGGPLQPPPPEDDRAAERRLGRIQDGPQLRREEIDAVNAALLLRRPLLITGPPGVGKSTLAYLIARELGLGRVLPWSVVSRSTLKGGLYAYDAIGRAQAIAAWRAADATSAQGPAPDVVGAGPEGRGPAGEGPPALGDFVTLGPLGTALLAYARPRVLLVDELDKSDIDLPNDLLHVLENGSYEIPELVRSNEESATVFTDDPRGSARVEGGRVECAQFPVVVITSNGEREFPAAFRRRCLPLEMLPPGREQLIGIVVSHLRQRPEGVEALVDEFEKRLRGGGTQSIDQLLNAVQLTTAGGFQADADGRKLVEMLLRDLSKGR; the protein is encoded by the coding sequence ATGACCGGAGAGGCCGCTGCCGTACCACCGTCGTCGCCGCCCCCGTGGTGGGTCTTCCACGCGACCGGAAAGGCCCCCGGAGGCGAGCCGCCGGAGCTGCCGGCGCCGCCGCCCTGGCGTACGTTTCCCGGGGGCCCGCTCCAGCCGCCGCCGCCCGAGGACGACCGTGCCGCCGAGCGCCGCCTCGGCCGGATCCAGGACGGGCCGCAGCTGCGCCGCGAGGAGATCGACGCGGTCAACGCCGCCCTGTTGCTGCGCCGCCCGCTGCTCATCACCGGCCCGCCGGGCGTCGGCAAGTCCACCCTCGCCTATCTGATCGCCCGCGAGCTGGGGCTCGGCCGGGTCCTGCCCTGGAGCGTCGTCAGCCGCAGCACGCTCAAGGGGGGCCTGTACGCGTACGACGCGATCGGCCGTGCCCAGGCGATCGCGGCCTGGCGGGCAGCCGACGCCACGAGCGCGCAGGGCCCCGCCCCCGACGTCGTCGGTGCAGGTCCGGAGGGCCGCGGTCCGGCCGGTGAAGGGCCCCCGGCGCTGGGGGACTTCGTCACCCTCGGCCCGCTCGGCACCGCCCTGCTCGCCTACGCGCGCCCCCGGGTGCTGCTCGTCGACGAGCTGGACAAGAGCGACATCGACCTGCCCAACGACCTCCTGCACGTGCTGGAGAACGGCAGCTACGAGATCCCCGAACTCGTTCGCAGCAACGAGGAGTCGGCGACCGTGTTCACGGACGACCCGCGTGGCTCGGCGAGGGTCGAGGGCGGCCGGGTGGAGTGCGCGCAGTTCCCCGTCGTGGTCATCACGAGCAACGGCGAACGGGAGTTCCCCGCCGCGTTCCGCCGGCGCTGCCTGCCGCTGGAGATGCTGCCGCCCGGCCGCGAGCAGCTGATCGGCATCGTCGTCAGCCATCTGCGGCAGCGCCCGGAAGGCGTCGAGGCGTTGGTGGACGAGTTCGAGAAGCGTCTGCGCGGCGGCGGCACCCAGTCGATCGACCAGTTGCTCAACGCCGTCCAGCTGACGACCGCGGGCGGTTTTCAAGCGGATGCCGACGGGCGTAAACTCGTCGAGATGCTCCTCCGAGACCTCTCGAAGGGCCGCTGA